A genomic region of Colletotrichum destructivum chromosome 5, complete sequence contains the following coding sequences:
- a CDS encoding Putative kelch-type beta propeller, translated as MRISVLVSLLAVASGSAVAVAVLEERQLLTSSTAIGTGVLTSSVFSAPTSVPAPTVNSSVYDLSQHFCRIWRHASVYADGKIYIDGGNTYVPRNGKTFYNTEAKDYGSGMHTQLLVLDLSGNFTNQESGPYTSIFKAPGVPNGLIEHALWYSASTRKIYQLGGWFSFNSEENPAYIADRDIPEPAVWEFDIDTERWSRADGWDVSNNGGIVDRPGAAAFCDAPALNRSYIFEGYTQRRSIPANAAYGTSSDFRFIEGMLELDTADRSQPRLANISVPTYVGPRMNGAMVHVPVGEKGIIVNIGGQTTRDPTPYGVRVQNANAGNVNINLSFVDIYDIETGFWFRQETFGLPDIPAGRSDICAVVVPAADASSYNIYMIAGVENYATAITSEEVWVLTLPTFSWILVHTRADGMYGHTCHAVGENLLLVGGMQTRNDGSGGNVNTCADHMPVEVFSLATQNYTGRYDARAAQRLAPVPSQVVAAVGGTASGGANLRAPRAWSDVYLQYIFDPSLSRPVYTPGYTLVVEPSATATATLAPKEDDGPPTGAIAGGVVGGVLGLVALVGLGVFFVLRRNRKQKRREREAAEAVQASRQSAFSELPGYTPYSSPEPKPGILDSPTSPVHHVHPAHAYAAELEVPGNASEMPSSPRYGGSSVEMGSEVTQSPRAGDVSPAIGDEGYGHHDGRQGGFGPGR; from the exons ATGAGAATCTCGGTGCTTGTTTCGCTACTTGCGGTCGCATCGGGGTCTGCTGTCGCTGTGGCCGTCTTGGAGGAGAGACAGTTACTGACCTCGAGTACAGCCATCGGTACCGGTGTCCTTacctcgtccgtcttctccgCTCCGACGTCCGTCCCGGCGCCCACCGTCAACAGCAGCGTCTACGACTTGTCTCAGCACTTTTGCCGGATTTGGAGGCATGCCA GTGTctacgccgacggcaagatatacatcgacggcggcaacaccTACGTCCCGCGGAACGGCAAGACCTTCTACAacaccgaggccaaggactATGGCTCGGGGATGC ACACCCAGCTCTTGGTCCTGGACCTCTCCGGCAACTTCACAAACCAAGAGTCAGGTCCCTACACGTCCATTTTCAAAGCTCCCGGCGTCCCCAACGGACTGATCGAGCACGCCCTGTGGtactcggcctcgacccgCAAGATCTACCAGCTCGGCGGCTGGTTCTCCTTCAACAGCGAAGAGAACCCAGCCTACATCGCCGACAGGGACATCCCCGAGCCCGCTGTCTGGGAGTTCGATATCGACACCGAGCGGTGGTCCCGCGCGGATGGTTGGGACGTCTCGAacaacggcggcatcgtcgacagGCCCGGCGCGGCCGCCTTTTGCGACGCACCGGCGCTGAACAGGAGCTACATCTTTGAGGGGTACACGCAGCGGCGGTCCATTCCCGCGAATGCTGCCTACGGCACGTCGTCCGACTTTCGAT TCATCGAGGGAatgctcgagctcgacacGGCGGACCGCTCTCAGCCGAGGCTCGCCAACATTTCGGTCCCAACCTACGTCGGCCCGCGCATGAACGGCGCCATGGTCCACGTGCCGGTCGGCGAGAAgggcatcatcgtcaacaTTGGCGGCCAGACCACTCGCGACCCTACCCCGTATGGCGTCCGTGTGCAGAACGCGAACGCGGGGAACGTCAAT ATCAACCTCTCCTTCGTCGACATCTACGACATTGAGACGGGCTTCTGGTTCCGCCAGGAGACTTTCGGCCTCCCCGACATCCCCGCCGGCCGCTCCGACATCTGCGCCGTGgtcgtccccgccgccgacgcaTCCTCTTACAACATCTACATgatcgccggcgtcgagaacTACGCCACTGCCATCACTTCAGAGGAGGTCTGGGTCCTGACCCTGCCTACCTTCAGCTGGATCCTCGTCCACAcccgcgccgacggcatGTACGGCCACACCTGCCACGCTGTCGGCGAGAACCTGCTGCTCGTCGGTGGCATGCAGACCCGCAACGACGGctccggcggcaacgtcaacACCTGCGCCGACCACATGCCCGTCGAGGTCTTTTCCCTCGCCACCCAGAACTACACGGGCCGCTACGACGCGCGCGCTGCCCAAAGACTCGCCCCCGTGCCGTCCcaggtcgtcgccgccgtcggagGCACCGCGTCCGGCGGCGCGAACCTCCGAGCCCCGAGGGCCTGGAGCGATGTCTACCTCCAGTACATCTTCGACCCCTCCCTCAGCCGCCCGGTGTATACGCCCGGATACACCCTCGTGGTCGAGCCGAGcgccacggcgacggcgacgctggcgcccaaagaggacgacggcccGCCCACGGGTGCcatcgcgggcggcgtcgtcgggggcgTGCTCGGCCTGGTAGCCCTCGTCGGGCTCGGGGTCTTCTTCGTTCTGAGGCGGAACCGGaagcagaagaggagggagcgCGAGGCCGCAGAGGCCGTGCAGGCCTCGCGCCAGAGCGCCTTCTCTGAGCTGCCGGGATACACGCCGTACTCGTCGCCCGAGCCGAAGCCCGGGATCCTGGACTCACCGACGTCGCCGGTCCATCACGTCCACCCGGCGCACGCCTACGCCGCGGAGCTCGAGGTCCCGGGGAACGCGAGCGAGATGCCGAGCAGCCCGCGGTACGGCGGGTCGTCGGTGGAGATGGGTAGCGAGGTCACGCAGAGCCCGAGGGCGGGGGATGTGAGTCCTGCAATTGGAGACGAAGGGTATGGGCACCACGATGGGCGTCAGGGGGGATTTGGGCCCGGGAGGTGA
- a CDS encoding Putative Glycine-rich domain-containing protein gives MPAILFNQTASVEPRHSSKPITSLATQSQTASSQDLPSAADCAAHLHLLEAFVTLNETIQDLAVDAGLSPDRAWGSFCNRAVARFEESSARGSADRMTMPPVDVLMAWHALMLHPKAYARFVELGGKLGLDGMDWSRISTSAVPDVDIDSLTSAHTGIFTLRSSAGTPLFTYPLAAAIRRQVSFSLKMTRHAWLRSPSLASTLGRARARYARFFRLIAAHPRTVMVPTLDVDLVWHTHQLAPARYLAHSKRAVGRLVDHDDEIEDATLGALSADMQTLWADAFGEAYHVCLCWACEGGRAGVDAGVVAEALRGELPCADLAFPRCDDCGAHPESCCPEVEGAAGCGSGCGGGCGGEGGCGSCGAMR, from the exons ATGCCAGCCATTCTCTTCAACCA GACTGCTTCGGTCGAGCCCCGACACAGCTCCAAGCCGATAACATCCCTAGCCACGCAATCGCAGACTGCATCATCCCAAGATCTGccatccgccgccgactgCGCTGCCCACCTCCACCTTCTCGAGGCCTTCGTTACCCTCAATGAGACCATCCaagacctcgccgtcgacgccggcctcagCCCCGATCGCGCGTGGGGCTCCTTCTGCaaccgcgccgtcgcccgcttCGAAGAATCGAGCGCCCGGGGTTCGGCCGACCGGATGACGATGCCCCCCGTCGACGTGCTCATGGCGTGGCATGCTCTGATGCTGCACCCCAAGGCCTACGCGCgcttcgtcgagctcggcggcaagctgggcctcgacggcaTGGACTGGTCTAGGATC TCGACTTCAGCCGTCCCCGACGTCGATATCGACTCCCTCACGTCAGCCCACACCGGCATCTTCACCCTccgctcctcggccggcacCCCTCTCTTCACCTACCCCCTCGCCGCTGCCATCCGCCGCCAAGTCTCGTTTTCCTTGAAGATGACCCGCCACGCCTGGCTGCGCAGCCCTTCGCTCGCCTCGACCCTcggccgcgcccgcgcccgctACGCCCGCTTCTTCCGCCTCATTGCCGCCCACCCGCGCACCGTCATGGTGCccaccctcgacgtcgacctcgtctgGCACACTCACCAGCTTGCGCCCGCCCGGTACCTCGCCCACTCGAAGCGCGCCGTCGGCCGGCTCgtcgaccacgacgacgagatcgaggaCGCGACGCTCGGTGCGCTGTCGGCCGACATGCAGACACTCTGGGCCGACGCCTTCGGCGAGGCATACCACGTGTGCCTGTGCTGGGCCTGCGAGGGTGGGCGCGCAGGCGTCGACGCTGGGGTTGTTGCGGAGGCGCTGCGGGGCGAGCTGCCGTGCGCCGACCTCGCGTTCCCGAGATGCGATGATTGCGGCGCGCACCCTGAGAGCTGCTGtcccgaggtcgagggcgccgccgggtgCGGGAGCGGATGCGGCGGTGGGtgcggaggggagggcggaTGCGGGAGCTGCGGTGCGATGAGGTGA